ACACTTACGTGCCATCGCTATCGATTCTTGCCAAGAActcccgagaagcttgcactcatCGTCCACTGTTTTGCGATAATTTTGTTTAGGGCGGTTCATTCTACCATTTTTGGAAACTCTTCATTTGATCTTAACTCAGGTACGATGACGCGACttgaattgatgaaagcttggatcTCCCGAGTAATAGTTAGGCAGAGGAGGATTGAGGAGGATGACGATGCTCTTCGCTGCACGATGATGTTGCCAATTCAAATATCCACTTGATATAAAGTTTCTGGAGGTTTGACGTGAGTTTAGGCATGATTCCATAgctctcttcggacacggattgatctgGGGATCAAAAAAGGCGGGCGCCTTGAGGAGCACAGTACTACTGGTTTACGCTGAATATATCCCACAATTAAGGAGTATAGCTGAAGTTTTATAGCGTAACGCCGTGGACTGAACCCATAAGGAACTCTGCCTACAATGGGAGTGTAAGCACACAAGATTCAAACAAGGTGCTCATTAGGAGTTCTCCTGGAGAAAATGTTATTAGGAACTCTTCAGTAGCATATGCTCTTAGAGGCGATTCCGGCCCCCATGGTTGCAAATGAGCCCATTGCAGATTCGTATTTGATTGTCCTCTTCGAATACGTAGTAACAACACTGCGCAACGCCTATCCAGGTGCCATAATCCTGTCATACACGATCGCTAGAGAAGCATGCTTTTGAAATGTCTAATGTTCAACTTTTGAGAACTTTTGAGAGAGCTTTCGCCAGGAGTCTTTCtgagttttagtttttttttatccttTAAATTTCGTTAGTGAAAGATCGAGTGCTCATGACAATTTCGTgagaaacaatatttcaatTAATAAATTTCAAGGTGCGCTGCGCcttcaaatttatcaaaataCCACTATACATAAGATAGTTGCAGGTTTCTGCTAACGAAGTCTCACCAGAAATAGTTCATACAATCCCGGAAATATTGTAAATGCACtttctatgattttttttacGGTAACTTACGTTTTCACAAGCTTAAGTTGTATAATAAGACGTCGTATCTTCTAGGTTATACAACCCGCTTCGGGACTTGGCCGTCAGAATGGACCGTTTCCAAAAGTCTCGATCTTATAATCgcatcctccaattcctgaaTTCGAGTAGCGATGAACTGTCTTAATCTATTGGATGCCCAACGTTTCCTTGGTTTTCCCACTGATCTTTGTTCGTCGGGAATAGCTTTTAAAGTATTCGAGTATTATTCATGTCTTAGACGTGGCCAGTCCATTGTAAATTTTGTATCTTGATAATCGTAGCAACTTCTGGTTTGTCAAATATTCAGTACAGTTCGGAGCTGTACCTGATCCGCTATCTTAGAACTTCCCTTCTAAGTGCATCTAGCATTTTCTCATATGCTTGTGTCAGGTTATCTCTTCTGCATTCGAAACATAACATAGGTCTTATAATTGATTGAGGTCCTCCTCTTGTATATGCAGCTGGCAATTACCAGGACGGAATAGTTGTGTTTCTCAGTAAATAATGCTGTATAGTATTATAGGTCCATTATTTGGTTGGACTCGGAAATAGTGTGTCTTTGACATCCACTGGGAGCTAGACGTGTTCTAGCTTAATATTGAATAAACGTCAGTCCATCGCCTTGCTTTAATCCGTTCTCTGTCTCCAATGCGTTCGTCAGATTCTTGTCGTTCCCAACTTGCGCCGACTAGTTATACATAGTCTTCTGGTGAATGAGAGTTTCGCAAGGAATTCCGATAGCAAGTATTATtttgtacaatttgttccggTCGTCGTCGAAATTTCTGATTATTGATCGTTCAGTGCGGAACCCTCCCTTGTACTCCCAATCGTTTACATGCACTTTACACTGTAGCTTGTCTTTTTTTGTAGATAGGGGGCCAGATTGTAAACGATGTTTTTGTTTGATTGCCCGCCATATTTAATAAGTCCTACTGGGATATCATCAATACCCGGGGCTTTATTGTTTTTCTGACTCTTGATGGTTGATTCTCCATTTTCCACTGTTGAGGGATCAAAGTACATATTGTTCTTCAAAAGGTCTTCTTGCTTCGAGGAGTTGAGTTGTGTTGTTCAGTCTTATCCAGGTGTTGTCTATGGGCTGATTCGAGATGTTTTCCAGTATCAGAGTCATTCATTCTTCCAGGCATGCTGTGTACTTTATTGCGGGTACCGCATCAAGCCATTGCTAGAAGCGTCAAAGGGCCTGGATTTATGTTAAAGTTGCTGGAGTAGGTTACATTTAATTCGAGTGAAATGAACCTCGTCGGCCGTATACGGGTATGTTTTGATTACATAGTACATACATAGTAGTGCAAGATACTgtactcaattttttttttgtttgggatgtgAGGGAAAGGCCGCATTTCTTAAATATCTGAGAAATGTCggttgaggatgtgatccgtagTGGACCTTCTCTCTCAATAGCGGCACTCAAGTCTCGAGCTTTTTTGGTCCGCGCGTGACCTAGCGCGGTAATAAAATGAGAAGGACTGTAATGTCCGAAAGAATCCCCCCACATTTCCGAACCTGAATAgcgcagaggcgtgcaagcgcaCGCCGATGGAACACTTCATTGGAATAGcattatttgcgggcggacctttaaTTTCgcgttttttaaaattatttttgggaCAGCTCCGCCCTCTTAGCAGACTTCGGTAAACTCGGATGGTGATTCGACCGTCGTTTGATTCTTTAAATCATTTAACAGCCAGATTAACCTTTCAATATAAAAATTCATACCCAATTTGGGATGTACAAATTACACCAAAATTATTTGCGAACCGCTTGCTATTTTTCTCTTAGCTTTTCTGATTCAAGAGCTTTGTTGAAGAGGTATATTAACACTTTCACGCCATTTCAATAATGTAAACATGAGTTAACCCcaaatatttaacaaattcaacTGTAACAAAGACAATTATAGGGCGAAAATCATCCAGACAAATATTGCTCTAAAGACCAAGACTTGTTCCGATGTCATCTACCAATTTCTTGTACGTTCCATTCATAGTATCTACAGCTCGCGTAAACGTACGTCTTGTATGCCTCATTCTCGTTTTCCCAACAAGCATTTTACAGGTGATTTTCTTCTAACGActacgaaaaaagaaaacaattttccgCCTTGAATTTACACGCAAACATGATAAGTTGCGTTATTTACACAAAAAACGAGAGAGTTGCCAAGTTAGCATGCGGAATCATTCGGGTAATGTGGTATGTTCCTGTAAATTTGCCTGAGGGTGATGTTGATAGAATGCAGATGCATGGCGACAACACCACAAACCCTAAAGAACAGGTGAAGTCAAGTAAATATCCTCCAGCGATAATGTAACGCAATTGCGGCTGGCTTTGAGACAATTCCGGAGCTTGACTACAGACTGGCTAGTCTGACCCGTGGTTTTTCATATATTTCCCACGGCGTCATTTGCTTCGAAGGGGACGAGGAATGTTCGTGTGTGTTTGGGTAGGTGTACTTTCGAGTGTCCCTCACCTGAAGGTGCCAGAGTCACTTGGTGGATTTTTATAAtcagcaattttttttctctaaattGTTATTTTCATCATGAATAAGAAGACAATGGAGGCATAAAAAgagaaagaaacaaaaatctaaCAATTCAAGTCTTCTCACAAGATTTGATATATAaaatttgttgtccaaaaatacTGAGAGAAAATTAGTGAATGTGACATAGAAAGTTTTGCCgttttaaaatttattcttttgaaatttgtttagaCAAGAAGTGACTTTTAAATGCtactcttgcaatttttcttcttttctgccTATTGTAGTCATTTTCAATTAACACAAGAGCTGACGACCGATGTTGCCAAAAAGGTGTGGAAATAGATATCAAGGTGTGAAAGTCTTTCAATAACGAAGAATATTTTAAGAATTCTAGCCCACAGTAGAGTAGCAGtaacaataaataaaactatCTCCAAACATCGATGCAGGGACtacgttcaaaaattttattttattttaagaatGTTATATATTtagagtaaatatttttttaaacaatttggATTTGGATATTTGGAACTGCGATTGACCTTTCTTTTTCCGACAGTTGTCGCACAGGCTGTCTAGGCTGTGATCGTTCCGTTCATTATATAAACTTTTTGCCCAACGTTTTTCGTCCCCACGGTTCAATGGATGGTGCCATCTGGCTTGTACGTACGAGTACGAATTTTCAGTTCAAGAGGTGTTCATATGAATTGTGGCCCAACTGATGCAACTGACAGGCCTGCCGGAACGTATATGACTGGTTTGGGACGATATTAGGTTATTGCAGATGTAATATAAGATTTCACAATGAAGGGAAAATAGTTGTGATTTCGAAATCCCAAACTGCCCCCAGGTGTCGGTATTGAATACCAGAGTTTAGATAGTCCTATATTTGATTAATTTGCCATTTCAGTTTAAACGTCGTTGTAGTTGTGCTCTCCTTCTGCAGCCtatgtcccgttcagaagtggAATCGGCTCCCCTTGGCTCagtcaaatgcctaatctggatggagTTGCGAGGTTCTCGAAACACCATTTAGCGTATAAAACTATCGTTGTTTTGATTAGACCAATTTTGCCAAATGAGTTCTCATCAGCTCTGCAGCCTATGAATGAAAGCTCTGTAGCCTATGAATTTATGGTTGGTCATAACGCAGTGGATGCACTCAGAAAAGTTTTCAGGGATTTTCAGCAGGCACGCtaaatgaaagtgaaagtggtggttttaaaaatttgtttaggcGACATGATTCTTCTAAATGAGTCACATAAGCGACCAGGAGTATCAATCGACGACTCGCTGCGCCTGTTAGTTGAATCTCACACACTGTTTCTGTGAAGGACATTGTAGACAAATAGggtgtacactattcgacaggtGTCTGGCACTTGCAATAGTATGGAAAGGTGAAACTGTAAAAGTGGGTGCGCTtccaatggaaatttgcagttctctgtTCTTTCGCAACATCGGATCCTTTCTTACATAgtatagtgacatgcgatggaAGATGGGTATTATACGACACGACAATCATCGCGGATGAGCCCCGTGATTAGATCCCGACAAGAATCCATAAAATGGCAAAATCCTTTATCTGAAAAAGATAATAGTGATTGGTTGGTGGTCTGCAGCTGGAGATAttcattattcttttttgtAACGTAACGTGATGATCATTAATGTACAGAAGTACTGAGCCCTCACTCAGAACTCATTAAAATGCTTGGGAAATTGGATTTCCAACGACCTACGTTGCTCAATAGGGATAGAGTGATACTGCGTCATGACACGCAGAATTGCAGTATAAGAatttgcctcatccaccatatccaCATGAACTCTTGCCAACCGATTCCCATTTTTTTATAGTCACTCACACACACTCACTTTTTAGAAGATTGCCTCCGAGAAATTTCTCCAACCAGAAAGTCGGACGAAACTGTGAAAATTGTCCTGAATCTGTGCTTATTTTAACTAATAAAATTACTCTTCATAAGAGTTCTAGCTGTTGAAGATGTTACTACGTAATCCATCATTTCATCTGCGATAACCTTTCTTTTGATCTGTGCTCAAGATAAATTCATTATATTTATCGGAGCACTAGAAAGCTTCGATCTTCACTCCAATGTTTGCCTTCAAAATTCATTggaaaaaatcttgaaattctTTCTACTCGTGATATCCCTAAATCAGACAGGAAGAAATTTTGAAGACTAGCTTATTTTTTCGGCTCAAAGTTTTACCGAACAATTTAAATcgcaaaataataaaagaaagtgAATATCTAAAAGGGTTACTTATTACTGCTTTATATAAGACTTCTAGAGTTCTAAGAGAGGAACTATGCAAGTTTCGTTATTAGGAATCTGAAAGCTCAAAGAGGATGGGATATTATGGGTGAAGCCTGGTATTTTTGGGTACTTCTGGAAAACGAGGCCTAAAACTTCAAGTTGAAACGAAGGGAGTATTTTACCAGGACAATATTAGATACGCAGCAACGCTTGTTTTTTTAACCAGGTACGGTTATAAAATGTTCGATCTTTTACTCTTGTCAGTGTCACGTGGAGCTTACAGTACAGACAATTTTTGAATTGTCATCTCTATAGAGTAGTGTGTAGCCTAACATTTTCTGGTCCCATATTGAGCGCTATTTGCAATGAACTGAGAAGAAAGTAGCAGTTGTTCTCTAGTAAGGGGATATCTCAAATGTAATTAGCTCCAGGGGTGCCATATTGACTTGGGATCCCAAATCCGTGCCATATGACATTTGGAGTTTAAGGTGATGCTGAACTTGGTTGAAGTTCGTCGTGGCTTTTTCCCTCCTATTGATCGTCCGGGTATTGGGTTGTTCAACCCCCGTGCGCGTTTAGGGGCTCTGTTCAAATTCTAGAGCTAGTTAACATAGCACCATGCAAATAAAGGCATGCGTAGTGGCATTTAGGTCTGGTTAGATTTCCACACCATTTGAATACGAGAGGGGTAGTTCTTTCCTGTCGATTGAAAAAAGTCAACTCGGGAAGAGCGGTTTGCAGACTCATTATAATCTTTAATTACGCCTTTGAGTTTGGACAGTACTTTTCGAGCTTTGTAATCAATAGTTGAATAGTAATTCCAAATTCTAGCTATTTTTCTTATAATCATGTCGATGGGATTTATTCAAGAAATCGGTATCGAGTGCGCTTAGGCATATGTGAACAATATTCAGTCTACCACTATGAATTTACCTTTTACTTCACTGTATGCTTGTACCTGGGATACGTTAAAATTTGGGTGCTTTGTTGCCCTTTAAACCATATTTTTGGAGTAGCATGACTGGCCATGTGCTAAGACGTTTTCATTTTTGTCCTACTTCCGACAAAGCTCAATTTAAACCTATCTCAACATTTTCACTGAAAAATTAGTAAAAGTAGAATTAGGATCGCCTTCTAGAATCTcctatttcaaataattgtcAAATATCAAGTATCAAAATGAGGGGCTATCATTCAGAGCCGAAAGAAACCGAACTTCAACTAGAAATGAAGTACATGTAAACTAATTAGAATCGAATTACAATATTAACACAGTGCGATGAACTATGTATGTAATTCAACCTGAATATGGACCGCTTTATTCAACGATTATCTAATCATTTTCATAACGTGCCACAATACAATAattaaatcttcaaaaaaaaggAATAGCCGTACGTGATTGTGCCTCGAAATTAATTGTAAAGAAAAATCTGAATTAAATTTACGTTAATCATTAACATGCAATAAGCATCCATTGACGCATGACTAAAATAATGCCCCTCGCGTACAATTTTTTAtgataatgaaaaaaatatatgaatgaATGCCTTTTTCCCTGCAATCGTTTTCATGCTGTAGTATCTTCTAAGAACCGGAAACCCTTCTATGAGATCGTGGTTCTTGGTTAAGTGAATGTCATTTGTTCCCTTGAATATGTATTGAAAAAATGGTTTTAGTTTGAAGCTATTAATAAAAACccgtagtttttttttcctcccacaaaaatttccatttcatgTGTATACGTATTTCGGGAGCTGCTTATTCCCATCTTCAGTACTTCAgccattaatttttatttttttttgtttatttccagGTTATAATACTCCACAAGACCGTAGTGATAATAGCCCGCCACCACCGACCCAATCCTCAGGGAGTAATACAATGTTGCCCCCAACGAGTATaccacagcaacaacaacacacTCCCGGTAGTGGAGGGGGTGGTGGTGGAGGAAATAGTGGTGGTGGCGGAGGGGCTTCATCTACGGGCGGACAAAATCATAACAGTGCCAATTTAAATTATATGCAAATGGCCATGCGAAATTCGGCAGTATTTCATCATCCTACTCAACTTAAGGAAGAACCATCAAATGCAGGGTATGGGAATATGGGAGGACAAGATGATATTGTAAGTATTTCAAAGAATGAACTAGATTGTAGTGAAGAAAGAAGGACTTACTTTCGAAATTCTAAGTCTATGTTTGTGGCTCGTTTCCTAATGATCTAATAGAGACATTCCAACAATTTTGTAATAAAATGCAAAATGTTATaattaaaacactttttttcacTATTGCAGCAACAAAATTTTTCGGGCCTCTCGCATCTAGGACACTACGATGAAAACGAATATCATTCGTTACCATCGCAAGATCATCAGTCACAATCGTCTTCATACTTGGAAAACAGTCCGGATTTCTATCCGGGAGTGATAGACAATAAATACGGCAGTTATGGACGAACGAGATACCATGACTATTCCGATTTCAATCCTTACGATGCTCCACCGTTTCAAACAGTACCTGGTAGTACACCTAATTCGACGGATCAATGGGGTGCTCATCCGGGTCATAATCCTGCCGCAGCGTATATGACATCGATGGGTTTCGATAAAGCCCTACTCGGTAGTTACCCAACACAGGGCGGTGTGCCGTGTTTTACAGGGTCGGGCCCAATACAGTTGTGGCAATTCTTGTTAGAGTTACTTATGGATAAGACATGCCAGAATTTCATATCATGGACTGGTGATGGATGGGAATTCAAACTGGCTGATCCAGACGAGGTTAGTATTGATAAAGTCAGTCAGTTGAAagagattttaatatttttttctgttttaggtTGCTCGACGGTGGGGAATTaggaaaaataaaccaaaaatgAATTACGAAAAACTGAGTCGTGGTCTTCGCTATTATTACGATAAGAATATTATTCATAAAACTGCCGGAAAACGTTATGTTTATCGTTTTGTTTGTGATCTTCAAAATCTTATAGGGTAAGTACTTTGCATTCACCTTGGTGATATCTTGATACAAGTTTGAAAGCAGTTTTTGCAGAAGCTAGAATCACTAATTGATTCATTTCATATTTGTCCAGTAACTTGAATAACAAGTGGACCCCAGTTGCTAGTGAAGAATTTAGTAAATATTTGAGGATGTTACTACTTCCCTTTGCTGATGATTTAGCGTTGATTGAAAGTGGCAAAAACTTCATGTTTACAGTcagttcattttatttttaatttcccGTTATAATACTCGCAGGTTATATGTGAGGTCGCACCTGTGAGCTTGCTGATGGGAAAATCATTTTATGATTGACCAAAATGTCGTGTgttgtttatttaaaattttatttctttatgagAATTTAAATTTGAAGGCTTCATTTTTTCGCATTAACAACCTTCAgtatattttcttaaaaaaattgattttatcgTCCATTTGTGGATTTGGGTCCATCAACGTTTCTGTAGCTGATGATCGAATCAAGTAAATATGGTAGATTTTGGCATGCAAGGCGAGTTAGTTTCTTTAAAAGTTTTTCTATTCACTTTCCCTGATTGCTTTATTTCAGCCTTGAGATTGTTTTCCAAATGTTTTCAATGATTTTCACCGCTCTCAACTGGTATTCATTTAAAGTTAGTTGGATATTCTAGAGCAGCCCTGACGGAATTGAGTGAAACAAAACCGTTCTTCATATCCAAAAATTTTTAAGTTACTTTCAAACTACTCCGGAGTTCTATAAAAAACTCAAATGTCAAACTGTATAAGAGATTCGTAGTTAATTTATACATGTATTTATTATACTCCTTATACTTTCGCACCTGTCGGATTTAAACTATGGCCATTCTAGCCAACCTAGTATGTAATGTTGTAACCTAGAGAGTTTCTGAATAGGGATCGTTTCTTGAGTTGTCAACTTCACAGATTGAACATCTTTAAATTCAACTAAAGAAACAAATTCGAAAAGAATGTGTACCCTCTTCTTGTCCTCACTGCAGGGGGGGACCCTTGGTTCCCAAAATACAGTTTATGCGACgtcaaataaagaaaattttaccCAACAAGGAAACATTCTCTTCGAAACAAATAACCTCTTTCCAAAACAGTGCTTCCAGTTTCGACTATGGTTTAGtgattttcctttcttccgttgTGAAGTTTAGAAAAAACTCTGATTGCTCTTTGTGTGAGCCAAAGACTTGCTTTCCAAATCAGATCGAGCTATTCTTTTATCAATCGAAGACGCAATCGTCTGAGGCTTCTTTTCCATTCGACTGAGGTTTCGATATTCtgtttttcaatatttgtttACCCTGCAAGTATTTATGCTTTTTAGATACCCATTGTTTGCACGATTGTATTCACTTTTGCTATCGATTACTGGCATCCCGCCCAATAGAACTGAGGTTTGATTTGCATTTTTGATAGTTTGGTGATATCCAGGTTCTCATCACTGGCTGCAGCTTCTCAGCCTCACACATGGGACCACAATCAATTTTTAAGTGAATTGATCTTGATATATTCAAACTCTTTATAATATATAATCATCCTTCACAAGGATACGACCAGTAGGCTTACAATATTTTGTTTCCGTCAATTATTCCACTTACTAGATGGCCTATGAATTCGCTTCATTAAGATTCTTGCGATAACAGTGCATTGGTAACTGTTTCCTTAAAAGTTTCCCATGTATCAGGAAATGTTGTTCGCTATGTTTCTAGGTCGAAAAAGGTCTCGTCAGTATCGTTCATAAATTCTCCTCTTCAGTTTCTTCATTTAAACTGCTAGCTCTTCCTCTGTGTTCTACTCTTTAATATCATTCGCTTTTCCTTTTTATGTTCATTTCCCCAGTTTCGCTGGAGTGCTGCTATAACTACTTTGCAATTATTCTGTTCCTCATCTGAAACAATCTGTAACACTTCTAATGCTGATTCTTTCACTATCAAAGCAAAATAGGGTAGCTACCACTCCAATGACTTTGAACAGCGGTTGTTCCAAACTAAGATTTGAAAATTCTGGTTGGTATTATTCCACCATGTCAGTCCTATGTTCTCTTCAATTGCAGCGACATTGTTGTGTTTAATGAACACTTTATTATAATTTCTTCGTTTGCCATGATTCACATTCTATACTCAATTTAAAACTTAGTGTTTATGCCCTTTAAATTAAACTCCCTGGTGGCTTCTACGAAGTCGATTCCAATGATTCCCATGTACATGTGTCATGTTCCTCCATTTTTGCTTCTTGtcaattaacaaaattttttagGTTCTTTGTAGCTTTATTTCTCCTCCTAAAGCTTTGTTACTTGTCCATTTTCTTTATCGTTTTGTAGTCGCCTTGTTTTGCttttcccattttcatttgatCCATTTTTCCCTCTTGTCATTTTACATATTTATCCTGCTCTTGAGTTGCCATTAATGACGGGGGTGGTGGTGGGAAATCCGGGCCcatggtgaaaattatgcgggccccTCTATTATCCCGGTAGCGTAAGTTACTTCGTTATGTGTCTCTATTGCAGATCCGAGGGTACTTGGGGGAATGAATATCTCAGTCTAATCTGAGACCCATTAATTATTAAAAGTCTCTTTTCCGTACCATTGAAAAATCTCAAGGCCTAGGGAAAAACAACCCTTCTCGTCGAGGCTGCAAAGTTTTACGAAGGAACAAACAGAGGAGCGTGAAAGTTGTAAAATGTGTTTGCCAAGCTGCAAAGCATGTAGGGTTAGAATCCATTATCCTTATTAGAGCTAGCTTATAGGTTTTGGCTGAATGATAACGTTAACCCTGTTGGAAGAAGGCTTGGCTTAGCACTTTTTCGGTACCCATGCTCCTGTCAGGATTACGCCTATGAACGAAAGTGCCATCAGTTTGCCTAAGTCAACTATAGTCGCTTGGTAAGCCTTTTAAGGAGAGTTATCTTACAAATAAAAATTCCTGAAAATATCGGGGTCCTTAAATCAAATGTGGAAAATCCAATTACCTATTATCTTGAtgcgtgttagagcatttcgttTCCAGACCAACTAGACCATACCCTTGGAAGCAATGTCTGTACTGCGTTTGCCTGGAATTATTGCTTCAATTTGACTGGCTTGAAGGGCtctcattcacaactgattcgattgatatccgacatccagcctATGGTAGAAATCATTTTGCTACcaacaaaatttgaattgtgatttttttaatgaGAAAAGTTAGAGCTCTCACCATTACGCCATCGGGATATTGCCAAACGAATATATAGCAGCCCAGGCTTCTCCAAATCACGTATTTTAGGTTAGCTCGTCTAAATTACGCCCCGACATAAATAATTAATCTAAATTTTTAAATGCAAAGAATTTCACTAGAAAGTATTCTTTTG
The DNA window shown above is from Hermetia illucens chromosome 5, iHerIll2.2.curated.20191125, whole genome shotgun sequence and carries:
- the LOC119656637 gene encoding ETS-like protein pointed isoform X2 is translated as MTNEWIDWTDSRLRPPLRTGCNAFLNNNNSYNSKCSSLGNKMKTQQLRVKDVPTQMPPLTPGTNKKLAEVLKASFASWEKEVQNCNITKDPRQWTAEHVSYWLKWAIKEFSLESTNIEPFLRMRGRDMVALGREKFLAIAPPFTGDILWEHLEILQKECEKPMEEQQANSYDAVCADYLGNQRLNSSQLAQEYSSDKINNYSIHQSGYNTPQDRSDNSPPPPTQSSGSNTMLPPTSIPQQQQHTPGSGGGGGGGNSGGGGGASSTGGQNHNSANLNYMQMAMRNSAVFHHPTQLKEEPSNAGYGNMGGQDDIQQNFSGLSHLGHYDENEYHSLPSQDHQSQSSSYLENSPDFYPGVIDNKYGSYGRTRYHDYSDFNPYDAPPFQTVPGSTPNSTDQWGAHPGHNPAAAYMTSMGFDKALLGSYPTQGGVPCFTGSGPIQLWQFLLELLMDKTCQNFISWTGDGWEFKLADPDEVARRWGIRKNKPKMNYEKLSRGLRYYYDKNIIHKTAGKRYVYRFVCDLQNLIGYSPEELCAKYDLKTEKKDDE
- the LOC119656637 gene encoding ETS-like protein pointed isoform X1; the protein is MELESYEAELADYTLQETTFYEASTHAVIHDRSMSAVNINTGKENNMRLKKNRKCVTFIPNYIQGTSSFIKEEPEDGPRNIQKVPSLSDLSDPEASLDVPTQMPPLTPGTNKKLAEVLKASFASWEKEVQNCNITKDPRQWTAEHVSYWLKWAIKEFSLESTNIEPFLRMRGRDMVALGREKFLAIAPPFTGDILWEHLEILQKECEKPMEEQQANSYDAVCADYLGNQRLNSSQLAQEYSSDKINNYSIHQSGYNTPQDRSDNSPPPPTQSSGSNTMLPPTSIPQQQQHTPGSGGGGGGGNSGGGGGASSTGGQNHNSANLNYMQMAMRNSAVFHHPTQLKEEPSNAGYGNMGGQDDIQQNFSGLSHLGHYDENEYHSLPSQDHQSQSSSYLENSPDFYPGVIDNKYGSYGRTRYHDYSDFNPYDAPPFQTVPGSTPNSTDQWGAHPGHNPAAAYMTSMGFDKALLGSYPTQGGVPCFTGSGPIQLWQFLLELLMDKTCQNFISWTGDGWEFKLADPDEVARRWGIRKNKPKMNYEKLSRGLRYYYDKNIIHKTAGKRYVYRFVCDLQNLIGYSPEELCAKYDLKTEKKDDE